One genomic segment of Bradyrhizobium prioriisuperbiae includes these proteins:
- the upp gene encoding uracil phosphoribosyltransferase: MSQVHVVSHPLVQHKLTLMRDVATSTKAFRQLLNEIGMLLCYEVTRDLPTEMVEVQTPLGPTRQPQLSGKKLVFAPILRAGVGFLDGMLDLVPSARVAHIGLYRDPKTLQAVEYYFKAPADVAERLVIVMDPMLATANSAIAAIERLQERGVKDIRFVCLLAAPEGLAKFQSALPDVPIWTAAIDECLNDHGYIVPGLGDAGDRMYGTR, translated from the coding sequence ATGAGCCAGGTCCACGTTGTCAGTCACCCGCTGGTGCAGCACAAATTGACGCTGATGCGCGATGTGGCCACGTCGACAAAGGCATTCAGGCAACTGCTCAACGAAATCGGCATGCTGCTGTGTTACGAAGTGACACGCGATCTGCCGACCGAAATGGTGGAGGTGCAGACGCCACTGGGGCCGACCAGGCAGCCGCAACTCTCTGGAAAAAAACTGGTGTTCGCGCCTATTTTGCGGGCAGGCGTCGGTTTTCTTGACGGCATGCTGGACCTGGTGCCGTCGGCGCGGGTTGCGCATATCGGCCTGTACCGGGATCCCAAGACGCTGCAGGCCGTGGAGTATTATTTCAAGGCGCCGGCCGACGTGGCCGAGCGGCTGGTCATTGTGATGGATCCGATGCTGGCGACCGCCAATTCGGCGATCGCCGCCATCGAGCGGCTGCAGGAGCGCGGGGTCAAGGACATCCGCTTTGTGTGCCTGCTGGCCGCGCCGGAAGGTCTGGCGAAATTTCAATCGGCGCTGCCCGATGTCCCGATCTGGACGGCGGCGATCGATGAATGCCTGAACGACCACGGCTATATCGTGCCCGGTCTGGGCGACGCCGGTGACCGGATGTACGGCACGCGCTGA
- a CDS encoding DHCW motif cupin fold protein — MKIPQLPFTVTDWTSVPPTEHPGETGQALWRTLNIGDLRVRLVEYTPGYLADHWCDRGHVLYVLEGELDTELNDGRRFKLTPGMSYQVSDFGDAPHRSSTRTGAKLFIVD, encoded by the coding sequence ATGAAAATCCCGCAGTTGCCTTTTACCGTGACGGACTGGACCTCCGTGCCGCCGACCGAACATCCCGGCGAAACGGGACAGGCGCTGTGGCGCACGCTGAACATCGGCGACCTGCGGGTGCGTTTGGTGGAATATACGCCGGGCTACCTGGCCGATCACTGGTGCGACCGCGGCCACGTGCTCTATGTGCTGGAGGGTGAGCTCGACACCGAATTGAACGACGGACGCCGCTTCAAGCTCACGCCCGGCATGAGTTATCAGGTCTCGGATTTCGGCGATGCCCCGCATCGCTCCTCGACGCGCACCGGCGCGAAGCTGTTCATCGTGGACTGA
- a CDS encoding class I SAM-dependent methyltransferase: MTSSKPRTPVLAEQRFAARRQEFTGLDLAARFDLIHRTNLWGAEQSISGLGSELAATATLRHELSRLLRDRNVTTLLDLPCGDFTWMAHTDLAGIHYTGADIVPAIVAANTTHNAIDGWVEFRQLDLVTDPLPVADLILCRDCLVHLSFAHIQCAIGNMKRSGSHWLLTTTFLDIAKNRNVEDGDWRPLNLRQAPFFFPEPRAIIIEGCTEADGDYADKALGLWRLAELPTAIA; encoded by the coding sequence ATGACCTCATCGAAGCCGCGCACACCGGTGCTTGCCGAGCAGCGTTTCGCTGCGCGACGACAGGAGTTCACCGGCCTCGATCTCGCCGCGCGGTTCGACCTGATCCACCGGACCAACCTGTGGGGCGCGGAGCAGTCGATATCCGGCCTCGGCTCGGAATTGGCCGCCACCGCAACCCTGCGCCATGAGCTGTCACGGCTGCTGCGCGACCGCAACGTCACAACATTGCTGGACCTGCCCTGCGGCGACTTCACCTGGATGGCGCATACCGACCTCGCCGGCATCCACTATACCGGCGCCGACATTGTTCCCGCGATTGTCGCGGCCAACACCACACACAATGCCATCGATGGCTGGGTGGAATTCCGGCAACTCGACCTGGTCACCGATCCGCTCCCGGTCGCAGACCTGATCCTGTGCCGGGACTGCCTGGTTCATCTGTCGTTCGCGCATATCCAGTGTGCAATCGGCAACATGAAACGGTCCGGCTCACACTGGCTGCTGACCACCACGTTCCTCGATATCGCCAAAAACCGGAATGTCGAGGACGGCGACTGGCGCCCCCTCAACCTGCGCCAGGCGCCGTTCTTCTTCCCCGAGCCCCGGGCGATCATCATCGAGGGCTGCACCGAGGCCGATGGTGATTATGCCGACAAGGCCCTGGGCTTGTGGCGGCTGGCTGAGCTGCCGACCGCTATTGCTTGA
- a CDS encoding HD domain-containing protein, translated as MLQRCAQSFAPHESLAKGLLPHAVGHDDGSHDVAHLLRVWSNARTIQANEGGDLRLLAAAVLLHDCVAVEKDSPLRGQSSRLAAEKARGLLVAGRWSPQDIAAVAHAVEAHSFSAGVVPQTLEAKILQDADRLDAIGMIGAARCFYVAGRLRSQLYDPLDPQAEHRPLDDRQFAIDHFQTKLLTLASGFQTAKGAMLAQERHARLVRFLQAFLSEI; from the coding sequence ATGCTGCAGCGGTGCGCGCAATCGTTCGCGCCTCATGAATCTCTCGCAAAGGGGCTTCTCCCGCATGCCGTCGGCCATGACGACGGATCCCATGACGTGGCGCACCTGCTGCGGGTGTGGAGCAATGCGCGCACGATCCAGGCGAACGAAGGCGGTGATCTGAGGTTGCTGGCAGCCGCGGTGCTGCTGCACGATTGCGTTGCGGTCGAAAAGGATTCTCCGTTGCGTGGCCAGTCGTCACGGCTGGCAGCCGAGAAGGCGCGTGGCCTTCTGGTCGCGGGGCGGTGGTCACCACAGGATATTGCTGCTGTCGCTCATGCCGTCGAGGCCCACAGCTTCTCGGCAGGCGTCGTGCCTCAGACGCTTGAAGCGAAAATTCTGCAGGATGCCGACAGGCTGGACGCGATCGGCATGATCGGGGCGGCACGCTGCTTCTATGTCGCCGGCCGTCTTCGCTCGCAGCTCTATGACCCCCTCGATCCGCAAGCAGAGCATCGCCCGCTCGACGATCGGCAATTCGCGATCGATCATTTCCAGACCAAGCTGTTGACACTCGCGTCTGGTTTCCAGACCGCGAAGGGGGCCATGTTGGCGCAGGAGCGGCACGCGCGTCTTGTCCGGTTTTTGCAGGCGTTTTTGAGCGAGATCTAA
- a CDS encoding NAD(P)/FAD-dependent oxidoreductase, with the protein MTGTETLSRAAQQHAQHIDVVIVGAGISGIGGAYHLTQQCPGTSFVVFETQESFGGTWLTHRYPGIRSDSDLYTFGYRFKPWTGTPIATAAEILNYMGEVIADNDLDRHIRYRHQIVSASWSSADNLWTLEVKRLDTGELLRFTTNFLWMCQGYYRHSEGYMPQWKGMEAFKGRLVHPQTWPRDLDYKDKTVVVIGSGATAATLIPSIAADCRHVTMLQRSPTYLRIGRNAIELADTLRELQVDPSWIHEIVRRKILYEQDVFTRRSFSEPEAVKRELLAGVQAHLGPGHDNLADFTPSYRPWRQRIAFIPDGDFFESIKSGKASVVTDEIEAFTESGIQLKSGKTLAADIIVAATGFNLNVLGDIAFAIDGDPLKFGDTVTYRGMMFTGVPNMAWVFGYFRASWTLRADLVADFVCRLLNHMKQRGARRVVPALRPEDGDMPLLPWIDPENFNPGYMMRGMHLLPKRGDKPDWQHSQDYWTEKDQLPLIDLDDGAFVYA; encoded by the coding sequence ATGACCGGGACAGAAACGCTCAGCAGGGCAGCACAGCAGCACGCCCAACATATCGACGTCGTCATTGTCGGCGCCGGCATCTCCGGCATCGGCGGCGCGTATCACCTGACGCAGCAGTGTCCGGGAACCAGCTTTGTTGTGTTCGAGACCCAGGAGAGTTTTGGCGGCACCTGGCTCACCCATCGTTATCCCGGCATTCGTTCCGACAGCGATCTCTACACCTTCGGTTATCGCTTCAAGCCGTGGACCGGCACGCCGATCGCGACCGCGGCCGAGATTCTCAACTACATGGGCGAGGTGATCGCAGACAACGATCTCGACCGCCATATCCGCTACCGGCATCAGATCGTCTCGGCGTCTTGGTCGAGCGCCGACAATCTCTGGACGCTCGAGGTCAAGCGCCTCGATACCGGTGAGTTGCTGCGCTTCACCACCAATTTTCTCTGGATGTGCCAGGGCTATTACCGGCACTCCGAGGGCTACATGCCGCAATGGAAGGGCATGGAGGCGTTCAAGGGCCGGCTGGTGCATCCGCAGACCTGGCCCAGGGATCTCGATTACAAGGACAAGACCGTCGTGGTCATCGGCTCCGGGGCCACGGCGGCAACGCTGATTCCCTCGATTGCCGCTGACTGCCGGCATGTCACCATGCTGCAGCGCTCGCCGACTTATCTCCGCATTGGCCGCAACGCCATCGAGCTGGCGGATACGTTGCGTGAGCTGCAGGTCGATCCAAGCTGGATCCACGAAATCGTGCGTCGCAAGATCCTGTATGAGCAGGATGTGTTCACACGTCGCTCGTTCAGCGAGCCGGAGGCGGTGAAGCGTGAACTGCTGGCAGGCGTGCAGGCGCATCTCGGACCCGGCCACGACAATCTGGCTGATTTCACGCCAAGCTATCGGCCATGGCGGCAGCGCATCGCTTTTATTCCCGACGGCGATTTTTTCGAGAGTATCAAGTCCGGCAAGGCCTCGGTCGTCACCGACGAGATCGAGGCTTTCACCGAAAGCGGCATCCAGCTGAAGTCCGGCAAGACGCTCGCCGCCGACATCATCGTGGCGGCGACCGGCTTTAATCTCAATGTCCTCGGCGATATCGCCTTTGCCATCGACGGCGATCCCTTGAAGTTCGGCGACACCGTCACCTATCGCGGCATGATGTTCACCGGCGTGCCTAACATGGCGTGGGTGTTCGGCTATTTCCGCGCCAGCTGGACGCTGCGCGCCGATCTTGTCGCCGACTTCGTCTGCCGGCTGCTCAATCACATGAAACAGCGCGGCGCGCGACGGGTGGTGCCGGCGCTGCGCCCGGAGGACGGCGACATGCCGCTGTTGCCGTGGATCGATCCGGAGAATTTCAATCCCGGCTACATGATGCGTGGCATGCACCTGCTGCCGAAGCGCGGCGACAAGCCGGACTGGCAGCACAGCCAGGATTACTGGACCGAGAAGGACCAGTTGCCCTTGATCGACCTCGATGACGGAGCATTCGTTTACGCGTGA
- a CDS encoding DUF2147 domain-containing protein — MPFIDQELPMKRFLVVGCWLILMLRAAFALDPQGEWLDEHALARIKIADCNGRLWGAVAWEKEPGRDEHNPDTAKQSRPTLGMPILLDMKPAQATPDKWEGNIYNPENGKTYSAHIQLLSASKLEVKGCVLRYLCGGETWTRYIEPPPAPGAAPKAAPAKQSAAPAAAKAGTKTAAAPVNPNAEFCAAVIQAAK, encoded by the coding sequence ATGCCATTTATCGATCAGGAATTGCCGATGAAAAGATTTCTTGTTGTCGGATGTTGGCTCATCCTCATGCTGCGGGCCGCATTTGCACTCGATCCCCAGGGCGAATGGCTTGATGAGCACGCATTGGCCCGCATCAAGATCGCGGATTGTAACGGTCGCCTGTGGGGCGCAGTTGCGTGGGAAAAGGAACCCGGGCGGGACGAACACAATCCCGATACGGCAAAGCAATCACGGCCAACCCTCGGCATGCCGATCTTGCTCGACATGAAGCCAGCGCAAGCCACTCCCGATAAATGGGAAGGCAACATCTACAATCCTGAGAACGGCAAGACCTACAGTGCTCACATTCAGCTGCTTTCAGCGTCCAAGTTGGAGGTTAAAGGCTGCGTGCTCAGATATCTGTGCGGCGGTGAGACCTGGACGCGGTATATCGAACCGCCGCCCGCGCCGGGTGCGGCGCCAAAAGCGGCTCCCGCCAAACAATCGGCGGCGCCGGCTGCCGCTAAGGCGGGAACCAAGACCGCTGCCGCGCCGGTCAATCCCAATGCCGAGTTTTGTGCCGCCGTCATTCAGGCCGCAAAATAG
- a CDS encoding HAD family phosphatase produces the protein MDQIKSRLSRIRAVIFDMDGLLFDTEPLIKTAKLAAIRALGFDFSETSYNAMIGVPGPECDMLIQTHFGPAFPMADYLASYRGDWQRLIENGAPLKLGAADIVRELHALGMPIGLATSSGRESAEHHLKTAGLRPYFNTVVTRNDVTRGKPHPDLYLKATHQLGVAPELCLALEDSHNGVRAAHAAGCLPIMVPDLLEATDEMRTLCVSVAGNLNDVRALLSVAT, from the coding sequence GTGGATCAGATCAAGTCACGATTATCGCGGATCAGGGCCGTCATTTTCGACATGGACGGCCTGCTGTTCGACACCGAGCCGCTGATCAAGACGGCGAAACTCGCGGCGATTCGTGCGCTCGGATTCGATTTTTCCGAGACGTCCTACAATGCCATGATCGGGGTGCCCGGCCCCGAATGCGATATGCTGATCCAGACCCATTTCGGTCCCGCGTTTCCGATGGCGGACTATCTCGCCTCCTATCGCGGCGACTGGCAACGGCTGATCGAGAACGGAGCTCCGCTCAAACTCGGGGCTGCCGACATCGTAAGGGAGCTGCATGCCCTGGGAATGCCGATCGGGCTCGCCACCTCATCCGGGCGCGAGAGCGCGGAACATCATCTGAAGACGGCCGGCCTGCGCCCGTATTTCAACACGGTCGTCACCCGCAACGATGTCACGCGTGGCAAGCCGCATCCCGATCTCTACCTCAAAGCAACTCACCAGCTCGGCGTCGCGCCGGAGCTCTGCCTGGCGCTGGAAGATTCCCATAACGGCGTGCGTGCCGCGCATGCGGCGGGCTGCCTGCCGATCATGGTGCCGGATCTGCTCGAGGCCACCGACGAGATGCGCACATTGTGTGTGTCGGTGGCGGGCAATCTGAACGATGTCAGGGCGCTGTTGTCGGTCGCGACTTGA
- a CDS encoding metallophosphoesterase, giving the protein MDDVVSSLERRLGHFHARQRLGIEMDHEAQIFGQGLTFFHIENWTSAHGLIRAALKLTGLYWRGRRNAQRIQVRHQHLRFENLPAAFDGFTLLHISDLHVDYSEGALRRLAEILPGLSYDLCVLTGDYRGATRGPIEASMEGVRRLRPALQGPVYGVLGNHDSIRMVPALEAMGIRMLLNECEPIRRGGDVIHLAGIDDAHFYRVDNIEKTAIDIPPAAFSILLSHTPEIYRQAAHAGFDLMLSGHTHGGQICLPGSVPITLSSKLPRRLGSGLWTHHGMTGYTSVGVGTSIAPVRINCLPEITLIHLAR; this is encoded by the coding sequence ATGGACGATGTCGTCAGCAGTCTCGAGCGACGCCTGGGGCATTTTCACGCCCGTCAGCGGCTTGGCATCGAGATGGATCACGAGGCGCAGATCTTCGGCCAGGGTTTGACGTTCTTCCACATCGAGAACTGGACGTCGGCGCATGGATTGATCCGTGCCGCCCTCAAGCTGACGGGGCTGTATTGGCGCGGCCGGCGCAACGCCCAGCGCATCCAGGTCCGTCATCAGCACCTGCGTTTCGAAAACCTGCCGGCGGCGTTCGACGGTTTCACCCTGCTGCACATCAGCGATCTTCATGTCGACTACAGCGAAGGCGCGCTGCGCCGGCTGGCCGAGATTCTGCCCGGCCTCAGCTACGATCTCTGCGTGCTGACGGGTGATTACCGGGGCGCCACCCGCGGGCCGATCGAGGCTTCGATGGAAGGCGTCCGGCGGCTGAGGCCTGCCTTGCAGGGGCCGGTCTATGGCGTGCTCGGCAATCACGACAGCATCCGCATGGTGCCGGCGCTCGAAGCGATGGGCATCCGCATGCTGCTCAATGAATGCGAGCCGATCCGGCGCGGCGGCGATGTCATCCATCTCGCGGGGATCGATGACGCGCACTTCTATCGGGTCGACAACATCGAGAAGACCGCGATCGACATCCCGCCGGCGGCGTTCTCCATCCTGCTGTCGCACACGCCGGAAATCTATCGTCAGGCGGCGCACGCCGGCTTCGATCTGATGCTGAGCGGTCACACCCATGGTGGCCAGATCTGCCTGCCGGGTTCAGTCCCGATCACGCTGAGTTCAAAACTGCCCCGGCGCCTCGGCTCCGGTTTGTGGACCCATCACGGCATGACCGGCTACACCTCGGTAGGAGTGGGAACGTCGATCGCACCGGTGCGGATCAATTGCCTGCCCGAGATCACGCTGATTCATCTGGCACGGTGA
- a CDS encoding GNAT family N-acetyltransferase: protein MSERIILRSGRPDEIEIFQAIDHAARSRYGTLPGFSVPAQAAPMAAERFATGWVIVAEQAGRPVGFTLNQPFDGLAYLANIAVLPDVGGRGIGAELLQASTASAREAGCPAVTLATFKRPPWNGPWFRKHGFSPMPDDNIGPDLRGMLDRHAQFHDMATRETLWHRIPLW from the coding sequence ATGAGTGAGCGAATCATCCTGCGCTCTGGCAGGCCCGACGAAATCGAGATCTTTCAGGCCATCGATCACGCAGCGCGGTCGCGCTATGGAACGCTGCCAGGTTTCTCCGTGCCGGCGCAGGCCGCGCCGATGGCCGCCGAGCGGTTCGCGACCGGCTGGGTTATCGTCGCCGAGCAAGCCGGGCGGCCTGTGGGCTTCACACTGAACCAGCCGTTCGATGGTCTGGCGTATCTCGCCAACATTGCTGTTTTGCCGGATGTCGGCGGACGCGGCATCGGTGCCGAACTGCTGCAGGCGTCGACCGCAAGTGCGCGGGAGGCGGGCTGTCCGGCGGTTACGCTGGCCACGTTCAAGCGTCCGCCCTGGAACGGGCCATGGTTCCGCAAGCATGGGTTTTCACCGATGCCGGACGACAACATCGGACCGGATCTTCGGGGCATGCTCGATCGGCATGCGCAGTTTCACGACATGGCGACCAGGGAAACGCTCTGGCACCGGATACCGCTTTGGTAA
- a CDS encoding sulfatase-like hydrolase/transferase, producing MAPTPNPGLPNPNLPNGGLPGGGSAAVAVIASYGIWRRLAVASPHLAAFAVMLQTETDMMSRLAFLLAWGILNFSFIAALRRPALSGALSLTLVVILILLSRLKHDVVQMTANFVDLMVIDRDTIAFLFTIFPDLRWSAIGAALVTVPLMYALWWLDPFRFRRLPAVAFALGCLAVLVGIAKTWPDEAWRGYYDDGYVSKFARSGVTAVFDFANYGFMESDAVVAERLKLPLVDACNPVGRRPNIIMVHDESSFDIRSASGVKVPAGYGSHFVSYDGKARKFLAESNGGPSWFTEYNVLAGLSSRSFGRFSYFVTRIASGRVERGLPLALRRCGYSTISLYPAFGAFMSARNFQTTTGVQNFYDARALGAKGVEPDSFFYDKAVNLLAQEKGEKGTQPVFMFVYLAANHFPWEIKFRPDLMPDWRAPGNAPSVDEYLRRQTMSVRDYGAFVAGLKKQFPNEPFLIVRYGDHQPEFSPQLLDPKLSETDIGKKLMAYDPRYYATYYAIDAINFKPAVSPTAMETIDGAYLPLVIQDAAGLPLDPSFEEQKKIMLRCKGLFYACKDGAEARRFNRLLIDAGFIKSL from the coding sequence ATGGCGCCGACGCCGAACCCAGGTCTGCCCAATCCGAATCTTCCGAACGGGGGTCTTCCGGGCGGCGGCTCCGCGGCGGTTGCGGTCATTGCGTCCTACGGGATCTGGCGCCGCCTGGCGGTGGCCTCGCCGCATCTCGCTGCATTTGCCGTGATGCTGCAGACCGAAACCGACATGATGTCCCGGCTCGCCTTCCTGCTGGCCTGGGGCATCCTGAACTTCAGCTTCATCGCGGCGTTGCGCCGTCCGGCGCTCTCCGGCGCGCTGTCGCTGACCCTGGTGGTGATCCTGATCCTGCTGTCGCGGCTCAAGCACGACGTCGTGCAGATGACCGCGAATTTCGTCGACCTGATGGTGATCGATCGCGACACCATCGCTTTCCTGTTCACCATCTTCCCGGACCTGCGCTGGTCGGCGATCGGCGCCGCGCTGGTCACCGTGCCGCTGATGTACGCGCTGTGGTGGCTCGATCCGTTTCGTTTCCGCCGGCTGCCGGCAGTGGCGTTTGCGCTGGGATGCCTCGCGGTGCTGGTCGGGATCGCGAAGACCTGGCCGGACGAAGCCTGGCGCGGCTATTACGATGACGGTTATGTCTCGAAGTTCGCGCGCTCCGGCGTCACCGCCGTGTTTGATTTTGCCAATTACGGCTTCATGGAATCCGACGCGGTGGTGGCGGAACGCCTGAAGCTGCCGCTGGTGGACGCCTGCAATCCGGTGGGGCGGCGGCCGAACATCATCATGGTCCATGATGAATCCAGCTTCGACATCCGCTCCGCATCGGGCGTCAAGGTGCCGGCGGGCTACGGCAGCCATTTCGTGTCCTACGACGGCAAGGCGCGCAAGTTCCTGGCCGAGAGCAACGGTGGCCCCAGCTGGTTCACCGAATACAATGTGCTGGCGGGATTGTCGTCGCGCTCGTTCGGGCGGTTTTCCTATTTCGTGACCCGGATCGCGTCGGGCCGGGTCGAGCGCGGGCTGCCGCTGGCGTTGCGCCGCTGCGGTTATTCCACCATCTCGCTCTATCCGGCGTTCGGCGCCTTCATGAGCGCGCGCAATTTCCAGACCACGACCGGTGTGCAGAATTTCTATGACGCCCGCGCGCTCGGCGCCAAGGGCGTCGAGCCCGACAGTTTTTTCTATGACAAGGCGGTCAACCTGCTGGCCCAGGAGAAGGGAGAGAAGGGAACACAACCGGTCTTCATGTTCGTCTATCTCGCCGCCAACCATTTCCCCTGGGAGATCAAATTCCGCCCCGATCTGATGCCGGATTGGCGTGCACCGGGCAATGCGCCTTCGGTCGACGAATACCTGCGGCGCCAGACCATGAGCGTCAGGGACTACGGCGCGTTCGTCGCCGGCCTCAAGAAGCAGTTCCCCAACGAGCCGTTCCTGATCGTGCGGTACGGCGACCATCAGCCGGAATTCTCGCCGCAACTGCTCGACCCGAAATTGAGCGAGACCGATATCGGCAAGAAGCTGATGGCGTATGATCCGCGCTACTACGCCACCTACTATGCGATCGACGCCATCAACTTCAAACCGGCGGTGAGCCCGACCGCGATGGAGACGATCGACGGCGCCTATCTGCCGCTGGTGATCCAGGATGCCGCCGGCCTGCCGCTCGACCCGAGCTTCGAGGAGCAGAAGAAGATCATGCTCCGCTGCAAGGGGCTGTTCTACGCCTGCAAGGACGGCGCGGAAGCGCGGCGCTTCAACCGTCTGCTGATCGATGCGGGCTTCATCAAGTCGCTGTAA
- a CDS encoding MFS transporter, whose product MTLDTTRSDLPPTIKPASRMTDATVTLWAVCISGALFQFDLTALAATLADVGADLGTAEASSAWVIDIYSLALVFSLPASGTLADRFGRRRLFALGTALFAMASVLCALAPSFAILLLCRALQGISGACFTTASLALLAAAYHGPDRARAFSIAGTVIGAAMVAGPPLGALIASTIGWRWIFWLNVPLCAVVLALTFKRVAESADPGAGERAIDGLGCALLALAIGSLAFVLLDGRSFGWLSPAVVGLLAISLVSLVAFVRVERRHAYPAIDLSLLRSPEFLAMCITPVATSVGYWSLLIYVPQFARDVMGLHPVEAGWLLTVLTVPMLLLPRLGAVLAARLPAGVFFPMGLMIIGVADCVLAAAVWAGPTRFGDWPVIVALLCSGTGAALIQSQTSAAAIGAVPGGRAAMAAAICVTLRQLGFSLGIALLGFLLQAGGGAAGFALAFWGAALVTLTAAVACYVLNRR is encoded by the coding sequence ATGACCTTGGATACGACACGTTCCGATCTGCCGCCGACGATCAAACCTGCGTCACGGATGACCGATGCCACGGTCACCCTGTGGGCCGTCTGCATTAGCGGCGCGCTGTTTCAGTTCGATCTCACGGCGCTGGCGGCGACGCTCGCCGATGTCGGAGCGGATCTTGGCACGGCCGAAGCCTCGTCGGCCTGGGTGATCGACATCTACAGCCTTGCGCTGGTGTTCTCGCTGCCGGCTTCCGGCACACTCGCCGATCGCTTCGGGCGCCGGCGGCTGTTTGCGCTTGGCACGGCCCTGTTTGCCATGGCCTCCGTATTGTGCGCTCTGGCGCCGTCATTTGCGATCCTGCTGCTGTGTCGCGCATTGCAGGGGATCAGCGGCGCCTGCTTCACCACCGCGTCGCTGGCGCTGCTGGCTGCGGCCTATCACGGGCCGGACCGGGCGCGCGCCTTCAGCATTGCCGGCACCGTGATCGGTGCCGCGATGGTGGCCGGGCCGCCGCTCGGCGCCCTGATCGCGTCGACAATCGGCTGGCGCTGGATTTTCTGGTTGAACGTGCCGTTGTGCGCGGTCGTTCTGGCACTGACGTTCAAACGCGTGGCGGAATCGGCCGATCCAGGCGCTGGCGAGCGAGCGATCGATGGGTTGGGATGCGCGCTGCTCGCGCTCGCGATCGGCAGCCTTGCGTTCGTCCTGCTCGACGGTCGATCGTTCGGCTGGCTCTCGCCGGCCGTGGTCGGGCTGCTCGCAATCTCGCTTGTCAGCCTTGTCGCTTTTGTGCGGGTCGAACGCCGTCATGCGTACCCCGCGATCGACCTCAGCTTGTTGAGGTCGCCGGAGTTTCTCGCCATGTGCATCACGCCGGTGGCGACGTCGGTCGGCTACTGGTCGCTGCTGATCTACGTGCCGCAGTTCGCACGCGACGTCATGGGCTTGCACCCGGTGGAGGCCGGTTGGCTTCTCACCGTGCTGACCGTGCCGATGCTGCTGCTGCCGCGCCTCGGGGCGGTGCTGGCGGCGCGTTTGCCGGCGGGTGTCTTCTTTCCGATGGGGCTGATGATCATCGGCGTGGCCGATTGCGTGCTGGCGGCAGCCGTCTGGGCCGGGCCGACGAGGTTCGGCGATTGGCCGGTCATTGTCGCTTTGCTGTGCAGCGGCACGGGAGCCGCGCTGATCCAGTCGCAGACCTCGGCGGCGGCCATCGGCGCCGTGCCCGGTGGCCGGGCGGCGATGGCGGCGGCGATTTGCGTCACCTTGCGCCAGCTCGGATTCAGCCTGGGTATCGCGCTGCTGGGGTTCCTGCTGCAGGCCGGGGGCGGGGCGGCCGGGTTCGCGCTGGCTTTCTGGGGCGCGGCCCTGGTGACCCTGACTGCCGCGGTCGCCTGCTACGTCCTGAACCGCCGTTGA
- a CDS encoding LysR substrate-binding domain-containing protein — translation MPRRLPPFQPLLAFDAVVRHRSFTRAAAELGVTQSAISHQVRRLEQHFGVTLLERQNPGLDLTAEGRALLPELAASLDALGALDAHVRRAARQRTLRISASTALCNWWLIRRLPRFTAQHPSIALEFVPREAAPTTDKPVDLRISWVLANEARRTTTQTPLFREQVFPVCTPALRPALSSPEALLLLPLIHKDADQTSEWSWDTWFRRLGLKRAAATGGGIRLGEIGLCLAAAAEGTGVALGRSLLVSDAIADGRLARLFPDGPVMESRKIYVARWPAELSADKDAQSFVRWLAEEAERTCGAAVA, via the coding sequence ATGCCCCGACGTTTGCCCCCCTTCCAGCCCCTGCTCGCCTTCGACGCCGTGGTCCGCCATCGCTCCTTTACCCGCGCAGCGGCGGAGCTCGGCGTCACGCAAAGCGCCATCAGCCATCAGGTGCGCCGTCTTGAACAGCATTTCGGGGTGACGCTGCTGGAGCGACAGAATCCCGGCCTTGATTTGACCGCGGAAGGCCGCGCGCTCTTGCCCGAACTCGCGGCATCGCTCGACGCGCTCGGTGCGCTCGACGCCCATGTCCGGCGCGCCGCCCGGCAGCGCACCTTGCGTATCAGTGCCAGCACCGCGCTGTGCAACTGGTGGCTGATCCGCCGGTTGCCGCGTTTTACGGCGCAACATCCATCGATCGCGCTCGAGTTCGTGCCGCGTGAAGCAGCCCCCACGACCGACAAACCGGTCGATCTGCGCATTTCATGGGTGCTCGCCAATGAGGCGCGCCGCACCACCACGCAGACGCCGCTGTTTCGCGAGCAGGTATTTCCGGTCTGCACGCCGGCGCTGCGTCCGGCCCTCTCGTCACCGGAGGCACTGCTATTGCTGCCGCTGATTCACAAGGATGCGGACCAGACCAGCGAATGGAGCTGGGACACCTGGTTTCGCCGCCTCGGCCTCAAGCGCGCGGCAGCAACAGGTGGCGGTATCCGTCTCGGTGAAATCGGCCTGTGCCTGGCGGCTGCAGCGGAGGGCACAGGCGTTGCGCTCGGACGCTCGCTGCTGGTCAGCGACGCCATCGCCGACGGCCGGCTCGCGCGGCTGTTTCCGGACGGGCCGGTGATGGAGTCGCGCAAGATCTATGTCGCCCGCTGGCCCGCGGAGTTATCCGCGGACAAGGATGCCCAGTCGTTCGTGCGATGGCTGGCCGAGGAAGCGGAACGAACCTGTGGTGCGGCTGTCGCCTGA